Sequence from the Bacillus thuringiensis genome:
CCACTTTAATGGGCAGTAAGACCCCCACCTTAAAATTCAGCAAAAGCAAAGAAGTTAGGTGGGGGATCAACTGCCCATAAAAGTCCGATTGGTTCAACTAATAATCAGTGGGGGATGAAGAAACACCCCACTGATTAAAGTTTCACTTTATCGATTGGAAAGCCAGCGAAAGATAATGTTATATATTTTACGCATACAGATAACAGACGAAAGATACAGGAAATACAAGACATGTTTCAAAATAAGAAGTGGAAAAGAAATGAAACATTCAGTACTGTTAATAAGACACCAGATGTCGTTTTTTCAATAGATGAAGACAATACAGGGTTACCGACATTATATGTTACGGTGTATTTTCATGAAGATGGAGCGGACGCGATTAACTTGTTTGGAGAGCATACGACGTTAAATAAAGAGGAACTTACTAAAATTAGAGAAAAGATGAGTGCATATTATCCTAGAATGATTTTTGGTCTAGTTTCATAAATTACTTGCAAATAAAATTCCCTTATCCTTCCAAAGTAAATGAAGAGGAGGTGATCTGTTTATATGCAGTTAATGGAATAACACTTGCCACTTTAATTTTCTTTTAATATAATTAATTTAGAATTTTTAAATATTCTAAATTTTATAAAGGTGGGGTTTGTGTGAATCTCGTTCAATCTTTGGCTGAAACGGCGAAAAAGAAGGGGGATAAACCGGCTTATATATTTATGGATCAGTCGGTCTCTTATGACCAATTAAACAAAATGGTCACGAAGTTTTCTAGCAATTTAGCAGAAATGGGCATTGGAAAAGGGGACAATGTCGCATTAGTTGTTGGAAATTCACCACATTTTTTGGTCGGTTTATACGGAACAATGAAAGCGGGAGCAACTGTTATTCCAGTTAATCCAATTTATACAGCAGACGAAATGCATTACATTTTACAAAATGGAGATGTAAAAACAATCATCGTACTCGACGTCCTACTACCTGTTATACAATCTCTTACAACTAGACTTCCTTCACTTGAAAACATCATCATATGCGAAACCTCATCAGATTTTAACCATACAGAAACCGAAAAAATGAAAACGTTTACTAGTTTTGTAGGAACCGGAGATACAACTTACGAAGGTCCTGAACTAGATGAAGAAGATGTAGCGGTTATTCTATACACTTCAGGCACAACTGGAAAACCAAAAGGCGCTATGTTAACACATAAAAATTTATATAGTAATGCGAGCGATGTGGCGTCGTATTTACAATATACTGCTGATGACCGCGTCGTTGCGGCATTGCCGATGTTCCATGTATTTTGTTTAACGGTGGCGGTAAATGCACCGATTGTGAACGGGGCGACTATTTTAATGTTACCGAAATTTAGTCCGAAAGAAGTATTTCGTATTTGTCGTACGTACGAACCGACGATTTTTGCTGGTGTACCGACAATGTACAATTATTTATATTTATTCGAAGAAGCAAGCGCAGAAGATGTGAAGACGCTTCGCCTCTGTATTTCAGGTGGTGCTTCAATGCCTGTTGCTCTTCTACAAAACTTTGAAAAACGTTTTGACGTTATCGTTTCAGAAGGATATGGTTTATCAGAAGCATCACCAGTTACTTGTTTCAATCCTTTAGATCGCCCACGTAAGCCAGGATCAATTGGCACAAATATTTGGCATGTAGAAAATAAAATTGTAAATGAACTTGGGGAAGAAGTACCAGTCGGCGCAGTCGGGGAATTAATTGTTCGCGGGCCTAATGTTATGAAAGGATATTATAACGCGCCAGAAGATACAGCAGCGACATTAAAGGACGGCTGGTTGTATACAGGAGACTTAGCGAAAATGGATGAAGAAGGTTACTTCTATATCGTTGATCGTAAAAAGGATATCGTCTTAGTTGGTGGTTATAACGTATATCCTCGTGAAGTAGAGGAAGTATTGTATACACATGAATCCGTAGCAGAAGTTGTCGTAATCGGTGTTCCTGATGAAAACTTAGGAGAAGCAGTGCGAGCTTACGTCGTTTTGAAACAAACGAACGTAACAGAAGAGGAACTTATGCATTACTGCACGTTACATTTAGCGAAGTATA
This genomic interval carries:
- a CDS encoding fatty acid--CoA ligase family protein, which encodes MNLVQSLAETAKKKGDKPAYIFMDQSVSYDQLNKMVTKFSSNLAEMGIGKGDNVALVVGNSPHFLVGLYGTMKAGATVIPVNPIYTADEMHYILQNGDVKTIIVLDVLLPVIQSLTTRLPSLENIIICETSSDFNHTETEKMKTFTSFVGTGDTTYEGPELDEEDVAVILYTSGTTGKPKGAMLTHKNLYSNASDVASYLQYTADDRVVAALPMFHVFCLTVAVNAPIVNGATILMLPKFSPKEVFRICRTYEPTIFAGVPTMYNYLYLFEEASAEDVKTLRLCISGGASMPVALLQNFEKRFDVIVSEGYGLSEASPVTCFNPLDRPRKPGSIGTNIWHVENKIVNELGEEVPVGAVGELIVRGPNVMKGYYNAPEDTAATLKDGWLYTGDLAKMDEEGYFYIVDRKKDIVLVGGYNVYPREVEEVLYTHESVAEVVVIGVPDENLGEAVRAYVVLKQTNVTEEELMHYCTLHLAKYKVPMSIEFLTELPKNTTGKLLRRALREKAMQV